The following are encoded together in the Anaerostipes caccae L1-92 genome:
- a CDS encoding AraC family transcriptional regulator — protein MEWMKRLNQAVSYIEEHLTEEIDYGELAKIACCSTYHFQRMFSYIADVTLSEYIRRRRMSMAAAELSTGKEKIVDIALKYGYDSPTAFNRAFQSVHHTAPSAARKNGIILKSYPPISFQITIKGDAEMNYRIETKESFRIIGPSAPMHKDVEKNFQMVPGLWTKAAADGSVQKLVSKIGKEPQGILGVSACDDKSEQWKYLIAVSSDDPAEEGWDEYMVPAATWAIFEGEGTMPESIQQLEKRIGTEWLPNSGYEFGEAPDIEVYLNADPENAKYEVWVPVKKKSE, from the coding sequence ATGGAATGGATGAAGCGGCTGAATCAGGCCGTATCGTATATTGAGGAACATCTGACAGAGGAAATCGATTATGGGGAACTTGCAAAGATTGCATGCTGTTCCACTTATCATTTCCAGAGAATGTTTTCTTATATTGCAGATGTGACGCTGTCGGAATATATCCGCCGCAGACGAATGTCTATGGCAGCGGCTGAGCTGAGCACCGGAAAGGAAAAGATCGTGGATATAGCACTTAAATATGGCTATGATTCACCGACCGCATTTAACCGCGCATTTCAAAGTGTTCATCACACAGCGCCTTCGGCGGCGAGAAAAAACGGTATCATATTGAAATCCTATCCTCCCATCAGTTTTCAGATCACAATAAAAGGAGATGCAGAGATGAATTACAGAATTGAGACAAAAGAGAGCTTCCGTATTATAGGGCCGTCTGCGCCGATGCACAAAGATGTGGAAAAAAACTTTCAGATGGTACCCGGACTGTGGACAAAAGCTGCCGCAGACGGATCTGTCCAGAAACTGGTTTCTAAGATTGGAAAAGAACCTCAGGGCATTTTGGGAGTCAGTGCATGTGACGATAAGTCAGAGCAGTGGAAATATCTCATCGCAGTTTCAAGCGATGATCCCGCAGAAGAAGGCTGGGATGAATATATGGTTCCGGCTGCCACCTGGGCAATCTTTGAAGGAGAAGGTACCATGCCGGAATCGATTCAGCAGCTGGAAAAGAGGATCGGGACGGAATGGCTGCCGAACTCAGGATATGAGTTTGGGGAAGCGCCGGACATTGAGGTATACTTGAATGCGGACCCTGAAAATGCAAAATATGAAGTTTGGGTTCCGGTAAAGAAGAAAAGTGAATAA
- a CDS encoding ribonucleotide-diphosphate reductase subunit beta — protein sequence MTELTKKPLFNPYGDTDVRKRRMINGNTTNLNDFNNMKYPWVSGWYRQAMNNFWIPEEINLGTDIKDYKQLSEPERRAYDKILSFLIFLDSIQTANLPNISEYITANEVNLCLSIQAFQEAVHSQSYSYMLDTICEPQERNDILYQWKNDPHLLERNQFIGDLYNDFQTNKNTETFVKTLVANYILEGIYFYSGFMFFYNLGRNHRMPGSVQEIRYINRDENTHLWLFKNILLELKKEEPSLFHPDCINDYRRMIKKGCEQEIRWGHYVIGDEIQGLKKEMVEEYIRYLGNLRCQNLGFEPIYPGSETEPESMSWVSQFSNANMIKTDFFEAKSTAYAKSSALVDDL from the coding sequence ATGACAGAACTTACAAAAAAACCTTTATTTAATCCTTACGGTGACACGGATGTCCGAAAGCGCAGGATGATCAACGGAAATACAACGAACCTGAATGATTTTAACAATATGAAATACCCCTGGGTCAGCGGCTGGTACCGCCAGGCTATGAATAATTTCTGGATACCTGAAGAGATCAATCTGGGGACGGACATCAAAGATTATAAGCAGCTTTCCGAGCCTGAACGCCGGGCATATGATAAGATCCTTTCTTTTCTTATTTTCCTGGACAGCATTCAGACGGCAAACCTTCCAAATATCAGTGAATATATCACAGCCAATGAAGTCAATCTGTGCCTGTCGATCCAGGCATTCCAGGAGGCAGTTCACAGTCAGAGTTACAGCTATATGCTGGATACGATCTGTGAGCCCCAGGAAAGAAACGATATCCTGTATCAGTGGAAGAATGACCCTCATCTGCTGGAGAGAAATCAATTCATCGGAGACCTTTATAATGATTTTCAGACTAATAAAAATACAGAAACATTCGTAAAAACACTCGTTGCCAACTACATCTTAGAAGGCATTTACTTTTACAGCGGTTTTATGTTTTTTTATAATCTTGGAAGAAATCACCGTATGCCTGGTTCTGTACAGGAAATCCGGTATATCAACAGGGATGAAAATACACATTTGTGGCTGTTCAAAAATATTCTGCTGGAATTAAAGAAGGAAGAACCCTCCCTGTTCCATCCTGACTGTATCAATGACTACCGCCGGATGATTAAAAAGGGGTGTGAGCAGGAAATCCGCTGGGGTCATTATGTGATCGGCGATGAGATCCAGGGTCTCAAAAAAGAAATGGTGGAGGAATATATCCGTTATCTTGGAAATCTGAGGTGCCAAAATCTCGGTTTTGAACCCATCTATCCAGGCAGTGAAACTGAACCGGAATCCATGTCCTGGGTCAGCCAGTTCTCTAATGCCAACATGATTAAAACAGATTTTTTCGAGGCAAAAAGCACTGCGTATGCAAAAAGCAGTGCCTTAGTGGATGATCTGTAA
- a CDS encoding N-acetylmuramoyl-L-alanine amidase gives MKKAVISVGHSILKNGMCTSASGVVNEYQYNKALAPLLKVCLEKNGWKADVVVCPEKKFASKEEEKSYKLPLINQGGYDLALELHLNASDGTGHGAEVYYKTETGKAYAQRVQKKLAGVFRDRGAKKEDHLYFLNGTKPAAILVESFFCDNKGDCVLGKDMKKVAKLIADGIAGK, from the coding sequence ATGAAAAAAGCAGTAATTTCAGTGGGCCACAGTATTTTGAAAAACGGTATGTGCACTTCAGCCAGCGGTGTTGTGAATGAATACCAGTATAACAAGGCGCTTGCCCCTCTTTTAAAGGTGTGCCTGGAGAAGAACGGGTGGAAAGCAGATGTTGTTGTATGTCCCGAAAAGAAATTTGCATCTAAGGAAGAGGAAAAATCATATAAACTACCTCTCATCAATCAGGGCGGCTATGATCTGGCTTTGGAACTGCATTTAAATGCCAGCGACGGAACAGGACATGGCGCGGAAGTGTACTACAAGACGGAGACAGGAAAAGCGTATGCACAGAGAGTTCAGAAAAAGCTGGCCGGTGTATTCAGGGACAGGGGAGCGAAAAAAGAGGATCATCTGTATTTTCTGAATGGAACAAAACCGGCGGCTATTCTTGTGGAAAGTTTTTTCTGCGATAATAAGGGTGACTGTGTATTGGGAAAAGATATGAAAAAGGTAGCGAAATTGATAGCAGACGGAATTGCAGGAAAATAG
- a CDS encoding polysaccharide deacetylase family protein, with protein MSRRRKTRRKWNKAGIAGWILLLAVVIAGGIWFVRSGKTKYTSVNDGIGEMTAKANEGVMDKGTGDELKDSLYVPRKIDKTKKLIAFSFDDGPARENTDRIVKALDKNDARATFFMLGQNANLYPELVKEVMDSGNEVAGHSWNHPQLTKIGASGVQLQMQKMNAAISKVTGADVGQLRPPYGAINDTVKANVDAPLILWSIDTLDWKTLNTNATVNTILKQAKDGDIVLMHDIHKPSVAAVEKVLPQLKAKGFEVCTVSELLEAKGIKVGKGDVVISANQINRYKK; from the coding sequence ATGAGCAGAAGAAGGAAAACAAGAAGGAAATGGAACAAAGCCGGTATTGCCGGATGGATTCTTTTACTGGCTGTAGTCATAGCCGGGGGTATCTGGTTTGTCCGTTCCGGAAAGACAAAATACACAAGTGTAAATGACGGGATCGGAGAGATGACTGCAAAGGCCAACGAAGGCGTCATGGACAAAGGAACAGGGGATGAATTAAAGGATTCACTTTATGTGCCGAGAAAAATTGATAAGACGAAGAAGCTGATCGCATTTTCTTTTGATGACGGTCCGGCCAGAGAGAATACGGACAGAATCGTCAAGGCTTTAGATAAAAATGACGCGAGAGCAACATTTTTTATGCTGGGACAGAATGCCAACCTGTATCCGGAATTGGTAAAGGAAGTCATGGATTCAGGAAATGAAGTGGCAGGACATTCATGGAATCATCCTCAGCTCACAAAAATCGGGGCTTCCGGAGTCCAGCTGCAGATGCAGAAGATGAACGCTGCCATCTCCAAGGTGACAGGAGCAGATGTGGGACAGCTTAGACCTCCTTACGGTGCCATCAATGACACAGTAAAAGCCAATGTTGATGCGCCTCTGATTTTATGGAGCATCGATACACTGGATTGGAAGACACTGAATACAAATGCCACGGTCAATACGATTTTAAAGCAGGCAAAGGACGGAGACATCGTATTGATGCATGATATCCATAAACCTTCGGTGGCAGCAGTGGAAAAGGTTCTTCCTCAGCTGAAAGCAAAAGGATTTGAAGTGTGCACGGTATCTGAACTGCTGGAAGCCAAGGGTATAAAGGTAGGCAAGGGCGATGTGGTCATAAGTGCAAACCAGATCAACAGGTATAAAAAATAG